A section of the Leptospira terpstrae serovar Hualin str. LT 11-33 = ATCC 700639 genome encodes:
- a CDS encoding TonB-dependent receptor, with protein MKPNYRFSKIKIGGVILSLLFSALLLAEVPEWEKELENKSQTNKKNAGSDSKSNTVTSDWEADLEKDLQDQEKREKGTEGSRGISSPVQSNQQINRSAQNLMMDAYAAIDIVGAWDRNKPRGTGERIDNQLDIRTAEFGFNGAVDQWMRGNFVGAAHGENGKYFFEVHEAWVQFPFLPFNTSLKAGQMFIDVGRLNKIHAHDRAFTMTPIVHEKFIGWESAIDTGAEFSILFPWKFITQELVLGATNGRKWGHSHDGGIQKNNPLLYAHLKHFYYFGNNWGTQFGFSGIRFEPTTERKNQRLLYGMDAVLRWNRSNLSEIMLMAEGWYQQEIFPSSMDPVTFQKFKAPSKDQWGAYAFLDFKFHQLWSVGFRYDYFTDKSLVDKNGDPAKNAIEAQSFQMTFHSSEFGKVRGSIERRYIQDYSRSSGEETREYRFYIQTVAVLGSHPAHSY; from the coding sequence GTGAAACCAAACTATCGTTTTTCTAAAATCAAGATAGGGGGAGTGATTCTCTCCCTTTTGTTTTCAGCCCTTCTTTTAGCGGAAGTTCCGGAATGGGAAAAAGAATTAGAAAACAAATCACAAACTAACAAAAAAAATGCGGGCTCAGATTCTAAATCAAATACTGTCACTTCCGATTGGGAAGCCGATTTAGAAAAGGACCTACAAGACCAAGAAAAACGAGAAAAGGGAACGGAAGGTAGTCGAGGGATTTCTTCACCAGTCCAGTCGAACCAACAGATCAATCGTTCGGCGCAAAATCTTATGATGGATGCTTACGCGGCCATTGACATTGTTGGTGCCTGGGATCGGAATAAACCTCGTGGTACTGGCGAACGAATTGACAACCAACTTGATATTCGGACCGCCGAATTTGGGTTTAACGGTGCTGTGGATCAGTGGATGCGTGGAAATTTTGTGGGTGCTGCTCACGGTGAAAATGGTAAGTATTTTTTTGAAGTCCATGAAGCTTGGGTACAGTTTCCTTTTTTACCTTTTAATACATCTCTTAAAGCAGGGCAGATGTTCATTGATGTGGGTCGTTTGAATAAAATCCATGCTCATGACCGTGCTTTTACCATGACACCGATTGTTCACGAAAAATTCATCGGTTGGGAATCTGCAATTGATACCGGCGCTGAGTTTAGTATTCTATTTCCTTGGAAATTCATTACTCAGGAATTAGTGTTAGGTGCCACAAACGGAAGAAAATGGGGACACTCACACGATGGCGGGATCCAAAAAAATAATCCTCTGCTCTATGCTCACTTAAAACATTTTTACTATTTTGGTAACAACTGGGGAACTCAGTTTGGATTTTCGGGAATTCGATTTGAACCCACAACGGAAAGAAAAAACCAAAGGTTATTGTATGGGATGGATGCAGTCCTTCGTTGGAACCGTTCTAATTTAAGTGAAATTATGCTTATGGCAGAGGGTTGGTACCAACAAGAAATTTTTCCTTCCAGTATGGACCCTGTCACTTTTCAGAAATTCAAAGCTCCTTCCAAAGACCAGTGGGGCGCTTATGCATTTTTAGATTTTAAATTCCACCAACTGTGGTCTGTTGGTTTTCGTTATGATTATTTTACGGACAAATCCCTTGTTGATAAAAATGGAGATCCCGCAAAAAATGCAATTGAAGCTCAGTCATTTCAAATGACATTCCATAGTTCTGAATTTGGTAAGGTGCGTGGATCAATAGAAAGACGTTACATACAAGATTATTCACGGTCTTCAGGGGAAGAAACGCGAGAGTATCGGTTTTATATTCAAACAGTTGCTGTTCTTGGTTCTCACCCAGCACATAGTTATTAA
- a CDS encoding acyl-CoA dehydrogenase family protein, with protein sequence MISNNYFNDNDDLIDHFDSLTPWNEVVDQYEQGFEDFAEYQKSGKEELAFAPGNYEDAIEFYRSTLEAGGDIAGNDISQISKQMDEEGLKYKDGQVGFPKVMLDVVEKIKSAGLLPYGIHRHYGGLGLPSVVQSMLSECVSRGDGSLAITLGCMNLAETVERFGTDAMIHEFVPKMAAGELCGAMALTEPNYGSDLPNLQTKAIKGEDGTWKITGTKRFITHACGFGSAPSIILTLARTGTTTSGARGLSFFLVHSKDVFVASIEKKMGLHCSPTCEVVFENSPGILIGEEGKGLVKYSMAMMNQARLNIAAQAMGIATAAYFEGKKYAEERVQFGKTINNITAVKKMLERMEREVAAMRCILYEASFAVDQYRWKEERGKMKGLNEKDIKKDESFKKWEKLASLFTPLSKYYITEMANLVAYDSMQIHGGSGYTEDYDVARLYRDVRITNIYEGTTQLQTVACIGGIVSGMTETGIYREYLKSEMATFAASNGLNDLFKQFESVVAEFAEIDSTPLREELAFEVVESAARFHNSLLLERSIGRSKVERRTYRKSIADAYILDSSAILAANLTKIRGKKKTPVTA encoded by the coding sequence ATGATTTCCAATAACTATTTTAACGATAACGATGACCTGATTGATCATTTTGATTCTCTTACCCCTTGGAACGAGGTGGTAGACCAATACGAACAAGGTTTCGAAGACTTTGCAGAATACCAAAAATCGGGAAAGGAAGAACTCGCCTTTGCTCCCGGAAATTATGAAGATGCCATCGAATTTTACCGCTCCACTTTGGAAGCCGGTGGGGACATTGCCGGAAACGACATCTCTCAAATATCCAAACAAATGGACGAAGAGGGACTGAAATACAAAGACGGACAAGTAGGATTTCCAAAAGTTATGTTGGATGTGGTCGAAAAAATAAAATCGGCAGGACTTCTTCCTTACGGAATCCATAGACATTACGGTGGGCTTGGTCTTCCTTCTGTCGTACAATCCATGTTATCCGAATGTGTTTCTCGTGGAGATGGATCCCTTGCCATCACTCTGGGATGTATGAACCTCGCAGAAACTGTAGAAAGATTTGGAACCGATGCCATGATTCATGAATTTGTTCCAAAGATGGCAGCAGGTGAACTTTGTGGGGCAATGGCACTCACGGAACCAAACTACGGATCCGACCTTCCTAACTTACAAACCAAAGCAATCAAAGGCGAAGATGGCACTTGGAAGATCACTGGAACCAAAAGGTTCATCACTCATGCTTGTGGGTTTGGATCGGCACCTTCTATTATTTTGACACTAGCAAGAACCGGAACAACTACCAGTGGAGCACGTGGGCTATCTTTCTTTTTAGTTCATTCCAAAGATGTATTCGTAGCTTCCATTGAAAAGAAAATGGGACTTCATTGTTCTCCTACCTGCGAAGTTGTTTTTGAAAACAGTCCAGGAATTCTCATTGGGGAAGAAGGAAAAGGCCTTGTGAAATATTCTATGGCCATGATGAACCAAGCACGCCTCAACATTGCAGCCCAAGCGATGGGGATTGCTACTGCGGCTTACTTCGAAGGTAAAAAGTATGCTGAAGAAAGAGTGCAGTTTGGTAAAACCATCAACAACATCACTGCGGTGAAAAAAATGTTAGAAAGAATGGAACGAGAAGTGGCTGCAATGCGTTGTATTTTGTATGAAGCAAGTTTTGCAGTGGATCAGTATCGTTGGAAAGAAGAACGAGGAAAGATGAAAGGTCTCAATGAAAAGGACATCAAAAAAGATGAATCTTTCAAAAAATGGGAAAAACTTGCCTCACTATTCACTCCACTTTCTAAATACTATATTACGGAAATGGCAAATCTCGTGGCTTATGATTCAATGCAAATCCACGGCGGATCAGGATACACTGAAGATTATGATGTAGCGCGCCTTTACCGTGATGTGCGAATCACCAATATCTACGAAGGAACCACTCAGTTACAGACTGTTGCTTGTATTGGGGGAATTGTTTCTGGAATGACAGAAACAGGAATCTACCGTGAATACTTAAAATCGGAAATGGCGACTTTTGCTGCAAGCAATGGTTTAAATGACCTATTCAAACAATTTGAATCAGTTGTGGCAGAGTTTGCAGAAATTGATTCTACTCCTCTACGTGAAGAGTTGGCTTTTGAAGTTGTTGAATCAGCAGCACGTTTTCACAATAGTTTGTTACTCGAAAGAAGTATTGGTCGCTCTAAGGTAGAAAGAAGAACTTATCGTAAGTCTATTGCTGATGCCTACATTCTTGACAGTTCAGCAATCCTTGCAGCGAACCTAACAAAGATTCGTGGAAAGAAAAAAACGCCAGTCACTGCATAA
- a CDS encoding methyl-accepting chemotaxis protein, with protein sequence MQLDPYYLKATKTINSIRSTLLVIFILGILGSLGSLHKDQLIMMLFTTFFYGVVAFTQYRLLKNGKDPHAFWFVIIDIFLIGSNTLGQSIMDLDIASSALKDGVNYIISFFILLYSGFLFSSRQTYVIGFLLTLVQIGSLILAGMVGMEFVDRNDTHKMAYSISLPVEIVKVFFLLMATITIGKMVGLLTSIRDEAVLGKKTSEEHTKVMETQKEAMVETGESLNQSVAALKVFADDLNGLVQNQAASIEEISASLTEISQSTENSVSFVKDQYNRIETLNEESQTLEGIVKTVRGEIDIISDQINQSSKFSNLVTNSMQNLNTILGEVSSSFQKVEDVNQIMKEIADQTNLLALNASIEAARAGEHGRGFAVVASEVAKLAENSATNASIISKTIHKSKSDLVKGNASAKEANELALNQEKEMSKIQNKVISFNEKFVDLQRLNARVVESQKELKELSSQLESIANEQSVGNQEVSRAAQSIEDAVQVVAENTRVLAEHIEDIQDLANRIR encoded by the coding sequence ATGCAATTGGATCCGTACTACCTGAAGGCCACAAAGACCATCAACTCTATCCGTTCCACACTTCTTGTAATTTTTATTTTAGGAATCCTCGGGAGTTTAGGCTCTCTTCATAAAGACCAACTCATTATGATGCTTTTTACCACTTTCTTTTATGGAGTGGTTGCCTTCACCCAGTATCGGCTATTAAAAAACGGGAAAGACCCCCATGCCTTTTGGTTTGTAATCATTGATATCTTTTTGATTGGGTCCAATACCTTGGGACAAAGTATCATGGATTTGGATATTGCTTCCTCTGCTTTGAAAGATGGAGTGAATTATATCATTTCCTTTTTTATTTTATTATATTCAGGATTTCTTTTTTCATCCCGCCAAACATACGTAATTGGGTTTCTATTAACATTGGTTCAAATAGGTTCTCTCATTTTGGCTGGGATGGTTGGAATGGAATTTGTGGATCGTAATGATACGCATAAAATGGCTTATTCGATTTCTTTACCTGTGGAAATTGTAAAAGTATTTTTTCTGTTAATGGCAACGATCACGATTGGCAAAATGGTGGGACTACTTACTTCCATTCGTGATGAGGCGGTCCTCGGGAAAAAAACATCCGAAGAACATACAAAAGTAATGGAAACACAAAAAGAGGCTATGGTAGAAACGGGAGAGAGTTTAAACCAATCCGTTGCCGCTCTTAAAGTTTTTGCTGATGATTTGAATGGTCTTGTACAAAACCAGGCAGCTTCCATTGAAGAAATCTCTGCTTCCTTAACTGAAATTTCACAATCCACAGAGAATTCTGTATCCTTTGTCAAAGACCAATACAATCGAATTGAAACATTGAATGAAGAAAGCCAAACCTTAGAAGGAATTGTAAAAACTGTAAGAGGGGAGATTGATATTATTTCGGATCAAATCAACCAGTCTTCTAAATTTAGCAATTTGGTGACGAACTCCATGCAAAACTTAAATACCATTTTAGGTGAAGTAAGTTCGAGTTTTCAGAAAGTGGAAGATGTAAACCAGATCATGAAAGAAATTGCAGACCAAACAAATTTACTTGCTCTCAATGCATCGATTGAGGCGGCAAGAGCAGGGGAACATGGTCGGGGGTTTGCGGTTGTAGCCAGTGAAGTGGCAAAACTTGCTGAAAATTCTGCCACCAACGCAAGTATCATTTCTAAAACCATTCACAAATCAAAATCTGATTTAGTGAAAGGAAATGCTTCGGCAAAAGAAGCAAACGAACTGGCTCTGAACCAAGAAAAGGAAATGTCCAAAATTCAAAATAAGGTGATTAGTTTTAACGAGAAGTTTGTCGACTTGCAAAGATTAAATGCTAGGGTTGTAGAATCACAAAAAGAATTAAAAGAGCTTTCCTCACAACTCGAATCAATTGCGAATGAACAGTCAGTAGGGAACCAGGAAGTGTCTCGTGCTGCACAAAGTATCGAAGACGCTGTCCAAGTGGTAGCCGAAAATACAAGGGTGCTTGCCGAACATATTGAGGACATTCAAGACTTAGCCAACCGAATCCGTTAA
- a CDS encoding amidohydrolase family protein: MEEEEGVTSSNQPDTRISSPFLWRGDSYPPILDSETPDHLERIRSLGIPYIFDIHTHFFPETVMKLIWRWFDNVNWAIGYRLPEKERVERLHHNGIERFTTLNYAHKIGMASSLNDWTYANFSNWKGAIPFGTFYPEEGVLTYVKKAVETYGFCGFKLHCEVSKLNLNRPELADTFEYLQKKQIPILIHTGTAPLPGEFTGIQFFQPFLETYPNLKVIVAHMGAHEISAYASLLATYPNLGLDTTMVFVDFLATGKAEDVDAAVSYLETYQDQIYFGSDFPNIPYNLNHPITRLLDLPMSDLAKQKILYQNAENLFFK, translated from the coding sequence ATGGAAGAAGAGGAAGGTGTAACATCTTCCAACCAACCCGACACAAGAATCTCATCCCCCTTTTTATGGAGGGGAGATTCTTATCCACCCATCCTAGATTCAGAAACGCCCGACCACTTGGAGCGAATTCGTAGTTTAGGAATTCCTTATATTTTTGATATCCACACTCATTTTTTTCCAGAGACAGTGATGAAACTCATTTGGCGTTGGTTCGACAATGTGAACTGGGCCATTGGATACCGGTTACCGGAAAAAGAACGAGTGGAGCGCCTCCATCATAATGGGATCGAACGGTTTACCACTCTCAACTATGCACACAAAATCGGCATGGCTTCTTCTTTAAATGATTGGACCTACGCGAACTTTAGCAATTGGAAAGGAGCCATTCCCTTTGGAACTTTTTATCCAGAGGAAGGAGTCCTAACTTATGTAAAGAAAGCTGTTGAAACATACGGATTTTGTGGTTTTAAACTCCACTGCGAAGTTTCCAAACTCAACTTAAACCGGCCAGAACTGGCAGATACCTTCGAGTATTTGCAAAAGAAACAAATTCCCATTCTCATTCATACGGGTACGGCCCCACTTCCAGGCGAATTTACAGGCATCCAATTCTTTCAACCTTTTCTGGAAACTTACCCTAACTTAAAGGTCATCGTAGCCCATATGGGAGCTCATGAAATTTCCGCCTACGCTTCGTTACTGGCAACCTATCCGAATTTGGGACTTGATACCACTATGGTTTTTGTGGACTTCCTTGCGACAGGAAAGGCGGAAGATGTGGACGCTGCTGTGTCCTATTTGGAAACTTACCAGGACCAAATTTATTTTGGATCTGACTTTCCGAATATCCCCTACAACTTAAATCACCCCATTACCCGGCTTTTGGATTTACCAATGAGTGACCTTGCCAAACAAAAAATTCTTTACCAAAACGCAGAAAACTTATTTTTTAAATGA
- a CDS encoding metal ABC transporter substrate-binding protein codes for MSQTVWKNQFSKRIVLSFILSIFFNQTLLAKVSLVSSLPDIKYIAEQVAGDRAEVSGMIRGTDDPHFVMTRPDFLVKLSEADVLCVIGLDLEIGWIPYLQQQSRNIKIQKGQPGYCDTSFGVKILGEPTVMMDRSMGDMHIYGNPHYWNDPINAIQMAQNIKNALTRVDPLNGEYYEGNFNIFKKRLIQLTKEEMKKMEPYFGLKVAVFHDQFVYLAARFKFNANLTIEERPGVPPSVRYMDQVISYMTAEKIKIILIGPYHNPKYAEYVSSKVPGSVVVTLPVSVGGSPEALTYEDTLRLMLQKIRDASDKTK; via the coding sequence ATGTCACAGACAGTATGGAAGAATCAGTTCTCTAAACGTATCGTTCTCAGTTTTATTCTGTCGATTTTTTTTAATCAAACCCTCCTAGCTAAGGTATCTCTTGTCTCAAGCCTTCCCGACATCAAATACATTGCAGAACAAGTCGCAGGGGACAGGGCAGAGGTTTCTGGAATGATTCGAGGAACAGACGACCCCCACTTTGTGATGACAAGGCCTGACTTTCTTGTAAAACTAAGCGAGGCCGATGTCCTTTGTGTGATTGGTCTCGATTTAGAAATTGGTTGGATTCCGTATCTCCAACAACAATCCCGTAATATCAAAATTCAAAAAGGCCAACCCGGGTATTGTGATACATCTTTTGGAGTAAAAATCCTTGGGGAACCAACGGTGATGATGGATCGTTCCATGGGGGACATGCATATCTATGGAAACCCACACTACTGGAATGATCCCATCAATGCCATCCAAATGGCCCAAAATATAAAAAATGCTCTCACTCGAGTGGATCCTTTGAACGGAGAATACTACGAGGGTAATTTTAATATTTTTAAAAAACGACTGATCCAATTGACCAAAGAAGAAATGAAAAAGATGGAACCTTACTTTGGGTTAAAAGTAGCCGTTTTCCATGACCAATTTGTTTATTTAGCAGCTCGTTTTAAATTCAATGCAAACTTAACGATAGAAGAACGCCCTGGAGTTCCACCTTCTGTCCGTTATATGGATCAAGTGATTAGTTATATGACTGCAGAAAAGATAAAAATTATCTTGATTGGTCCTTATCATAATCCAAAGTATGCAGAGTATGTATCCTCAAAAGTTCCAGGTTCTGTGGTAGTCACATTGCCTGTTTCCGTGGGCGGTAGCCCAGAGGCTCTTACTTATGAAGACACACTTCGGTTGATGTTACAAAAGATACGAGATGCAAGCGACAAAACCAAATAA
- a CDS encoding group II truncated hemoglobin, with the protein MKKIPTLYEWAGDIKTFDGLFTLFYSKVLKDDLLGEVFEKMSSEHVKHVSHFVAEVFGGDPLYTSKDGGSHSHMIGKHIGKMLTEEMRQRWVHLLLQTADEVGLKSDPEFRSAFVGYIEWGTRLAVINSQLKVNPMDTNEPMPKWGWGETGGPYLPSEN; encoded by the coding sequence ATGAAAAAAATACCAACTTTATACGAATGGGCCGGTGATATAAAAACTTTCGATGGTTTGTTTACTTTGTTCTATAGTAAAGTATTGAAAGACGACCTACTCGGTGAGGTATTTGAAAAAATGTCGTCAGAGCACGTAAAACATGTATCTCATTTTGTGGCTGAAGTTTTTGGCGGAGATCCATTGTATACTTCGAAAGACGGAGGAAGTCATTCCCATATGATCGGAAAACATATTGGGAAAATGTTGACGGAAGAAATGAGACAACGTTGGGTTCATTTACTTTTACAAACTGCTGATGAAGTAGGTCTCAAAAGTGATCCTGAGTTTCGTTCTGCATTTGTAGGATACATTGAATGGGGAACAAGGCTTGCCGTAATTAACTCTCAGTTGAAAGTGAATCCAATGGACACAAACGAACCAATGCCAAAGTGGGGTTGGGGAGAAACAGGTGGACCCTATCTGCCTTCAGAAAACTAA